A single genomic interval of Caretta caretta isolate rCarCar2 chromosome 23, rCarCar1.hap1, whole genome shotgun sequence harbors:
- the ZNF579 gene encoding zinc finger protein 579, producing METELPESSPSPDSPQEEPPGRPPRRLPHQCGSCQRRFAQAHGLRQHRCRPRDPPAQSPAGGESHRCRSGAKHGHRCRVCGKQFKFPYYLARHGLTHGGQRPFQCPVCRKAFRRPAHLARHQRTHARQRLPEPAPRQQAGPPGEEAEEKQVLLQEDWTLLCLACQEAFETKGELKAHKCFKTRGQAGPGGTQRHQCSECHKFFARPWSLSRHRRVHTGEKPFACPDCGMAFRLSSYLKQHSRTHGPGAGLPFACPLCRQRFRKAGELASHRRAHGAAAPGPEQPPKGTECSVCGKAFKSKYDLATHFLIHTGELPYPCGQCGKRFRRLSHLKQHQVTHTGARPFQCVLCQKEFKRLADLARHRQVHQGDKPHQCGVCHKFFSRAYSLLRHQRGHRPEPLASTLPAAFLSSSCFDSQDHSAFCPPEEEEEGGAAGGSGEGS from the coding sequence ATGGAGACTGAGCTGCCCgagtcctctccctcccctgactCCCCCCAGGAGGAGCCGCCCGGCAGGCCCCCACGCCGTCTGCCCCACCAGTGCGGCTCTTGCCAGCGCCGCTTCGCCCAGGCCCACGGCCTCCGGCAGCACCGGTGCCGTCCCCGCGACCCGCCCGCCCAGAGCCCGGCCGGCGGCGAATCCCACCGGTGCCGCTCTGGCGCCAAGCATGGGCACCGGTGCCGGGTGTGCGGGAAGCAGTTCAAATTCCCCTACTACCTGGCGCGGCACGGCCTGACCCACGGCGGGCAGAGGCCGTTCCAGTGCCCGGTGTGCCGCAAGGCCTTCCGCCGCCCGGCCCACCTGGCCCGCCACCAGCGCACCCACGCCCGCCAGCGCCTCCCGGAGCCGGCCCCGCGCCAGCAGGCCGGGCCCCCGGGCGAGGAAGCCGAGGAGaagcaggtgctgctgcaggaggaCTGGACGTTGCTCTGCCTGGCCTGCCAGGAGGCCTTCGAGACCAAGGGTGAGCTGAAGGCGCACAAGTGCTTCAAGACTCGgggccaggccgggccgggcggcACCCAGCGGCACCAGTGCAGCGAGTGCCACAAATTCTTCGCCCGGCCCTGGTCCCTGTCGCGCCACCGCCGGGTGCACACGGGCGAGAAGCCCTTTGCCTGCCCCGACTGCGGCATGGCCTTCCGCCTCTCCTCCTACCTCAAGCAGCACAGCCGGACCCACGGCCCCGGCGCGGGGCTGCCCTTCGCCTGCCCGCTCTGCCGCCAGCGCTTCCGCAAGGCGGGCGAGCTGGCCAGCCACCGGCGGGCGCACGGGGCAGCCGCCCCGGGGCCGGAGCAGCCCCCCAAGGGCACCGAGTGCAGCGTCTGCGGGAAAGCCTTCAAGAGCAAGTACGACCTggccacccacttcctgatccACACGGGCGAGCTGCCCTACCCCTGCGGCCAGTGTGGCAAACGCTTCCGGCGCCTCTCCCACCTCAAGCAGCACCAGGTCACCCACACGGGCGCCCGGCCCTTCCAGTGCGTGCTCTGCCAGAAGGAGTTCAAGCGGCTGGCCGACCTGGCCCGCCACCGGCAGGTCCACCAGGGGGACAAGCCCCACCAGTGCGGGGTCTGCCACAAGTTCTTCTCCCGCGCCTACAGCCTCCTGCGGCACCAACGCGGGCACCGGCCCGAGCCCCTGGCCAGCACCCTCCCCGCGGCCTTCCTCAGCAGCTCCTGCTTCGACAGCCAGGACCACTCGGCCTTCTGCcccccggaggaggaggaggaagggggcgcGGCCGGCGGCTCTGGGGAGGGCTCATGA
- the LOC125627963 gene encoding sulfotransferase 2B1-like, protein MEIGKSQESVKVKASPRMFKEYFQYKGISFPRLIYSEQGLREVENEFQVQDDDVFNVTYQKSGTVWMLEILSLIHSNGDPSWCRTVPNWDRGPWYETVLGLQKARSNQAPRLISSHLPVQLFAKSFFQSKAKVLYTLRNPKDVFVSLYHFAQIFRPYKEPGQLDQFLEQFLEGDVPFGSWFDHVKGWMGLRDQENFFWITYEELQQDLRGSVERICQFLGKPLEARALDGVVENASFQAMKQNKMCNFSLAPGFLLDQTQSSFLRKGIAGDWKNQLTAAQSENFDRIYREQMQGLDLSFPWDEPSPQPSPPSTNCSGPSPGSS, encoded by the exons ATGGAAATCGGCAAATCTCAAGAAAGTGTTAAAGTGAAGGCCAG CCCCAGGAtgttcaaggaatatttccagtaCAAGGGgatcagcttccccaggctgaTCTACTCGGAGCAGGGGCTGCGGGAGGTGGAGAACGAATTCCAAGTCCAGGATGATGACGTCTTTAACGTCACCTACCAGAAATCAG GGACCGTCTGGATGCTGGAGATCCTGAGCCTCATCCACAGCAATGGGGACCCCAGCTGGTGCCGCACGGTCCCTAACTGGGACCGGGGGCCCTGGTATGAGACTGTCTTGGGCCTCCAGAAGGCACGGAGCAACCAGGCACCCCGGCTCATCAGCTCCCACCTGCCCGTCCAGCTCTTCGCCAAGTCCTTCTTCCAGTCCAAGGCCAAG GTGCTGTACACATTGCGGAACCCCAAGGACGTCTTTGTCTCCCTCTACCACTTCGCCCAGATCTTCCGCCCCTACAAGGAGCCGGGGCAGCTGGACCAGTTCCTGGAGCAGTTCCTGGAGGGAGACG TGCCCTTCGGCTCCTGGTTCGACCACGTCAAGGGCTGGATGGGCCTGCGGGACCAAGAGAACTTCTTCTGGATCACCTacgaggagctgcagcag GACCTGCGGGGCAGCGTGGAGCGGATCTGCCAGTTCCTGGGCAAGCCGCTGGAGGCGCGGGCGCTGGACGGGGTGGTGGAGAACGCCTCCTTCCAGGCCATGAAGCAGAACAAGATGTGCAACTTCAGCCTGGCTCCCGGGTTCCTCCTGGACCAGACCCAGAGCTCGTTCCTGCGGAaag ggATTGCCGGGGACTGGAAGAACCAGCTCACCGCAGCCCAGAGTGAGAATTTCGACCGGATTTACCGGGAGCAGATGCAGGGGCTTGATCTGAGCTTCCCCTGGGACGAGCcaagcccccagccctccccaccctctACCAACTGCTCAGGCCCCTCACCGGGCAGCAGCTGA